Proteins from a single region of Streptomyces sp. TN58:
- a CDS encoding DUF4031 domain-containing protein — MTVYIDPPTWPGHGRMWSHLVSDVSYEELHAFAAGIGCPPRAFERDHYDVPSYRYADAVGAGAVEVGSKELVRRLTAAGLRRPKGRPAA, encoded by the coding sequence GTGACCGTCTACATCGACCCGCCGACCTGGCCGGGCCACGGCCGCATGTGGTCGCACCTGGTCAGCGACGTCTCGTACGAGGAGCTGCACGCCTTCGCGGCGGGCATCGGCTGCCCGCCACGGGCCTTCGAGCGGGACCACTACGACGTGCCCTCGTACCGCTACGCCGACGCCGTCGGGGCGGGCGCGGTGGAGGTCGGCAGCAAGGAACTCGTCCGCCGGCTCACCGCGGCCGGCCTGCGCCGCCCGAAGGGCCGGCCGGCGGCCTAG
- a CDS encoding serine hydrolase domain-containing protein: MGRYRTPTVMAAASLLLTALCAGQAPAAAPPARVGIDDVIAEKLDDAITAAMREAGIPGVGVGLWIDGDEAYVRSFGTADKTTGIPIKTDMHTRIGSVTKTFTVTGVLQLVDDGKVRLDAPISTYLDGVPGGDRITVRQLAEMRSGLYNYTEDPRWTAAFKADPYRAWTPQQLLDIAFRHPADFPPGARWEYSNTNTILLGLLVEKVSGQPLHTYLEQHVLAPAGLDATSLPTGAEITSPYVHGYTDFTPDGATVDASQWNPSWGWAAGAMISTIDDLHGWVPTLVGGRLPDGDRLLEPGTQAQRLRMLPTGHPDVGYGLGIAAIKGWIGHNGELPGYETIAVRHPQNRATLVIIVNSDIDGKYGSLSSLIANRITNIVTPKHVWSLPEAAQPNPIPNPSTPSTPPASPKP, translated from the coding sequence ATGGGCCGGTACCGCACGCCCACCGTCATGGCCGCCGCCTCCCTCCTGCTGACGGCGCTGTGCGCCGGCCAGGCCCCCGCCGCCGCACCGCCGGCCCGGGTCGGCATCGACGACGTGATCGCCGAGAAGCTCGACGACGCGATCACCGCGGCCATGCGCGAGGCCGGCATCCCCGGTGTCGGCGTCGGCCTGTGGATCGACGGCGACGAGGCCTACGTACGCTCCTTCGGCACCGCCGACAAGACCACCGGCATCCCGATCAAGACCGACATGCACACCCGCATCGGCAGCGTCACCAAGACCTTCACCGTCACCGGCGTCCTCCAGCTCGTCGACGACGGGAAGGTACGCCTCGACGCGCCGATCTCGACGTACCTCGACGGGGTGCCCGGCGGCGACCGCATCACCGTGCGGCAGCTCGCCGAGATGCGCAGCGGTCTCTACAACTACACCGAGGACCCGCGCTGGACGGCCGCCTTCAAGGCCGACCCGTACCGCGCCTGGACCCCGCAGCAGCTGCTGGACATCGCCTTCCGGCACCCCGCGGACTTCCCGCCGGGCGCGCGGTGGGAGTACTCCAACACCAACACCATCCTGCTCGGGCTGCTCGTGGAGAAGGTCAGCGGCCAGCCGCTGCACACCTACCTTGAGCAGCACGTCCTCGCACCGGCCGGCCTGGACGCGACGTCACTGCCGACCGGCGCCGAGATCACCAGCCCGTACGTGCACGGCTACACGGACTTCACTCCGGACGGCGCGACCGTCGACGCCTCCCAGTGGAACCCGTCCTGGGGCTGGGCGGCCGGCGCGATGATCTCCACCATCGACGACCTGCACGGCTGGGTCCCGACCCTGGTCGGCGGCCGGCTCCCGGACGGCGACCGGCTGCTGGAGCCGGGCACCCAGGCCCAGCGGCTGCGCATGCTGCCCACCGGCCACCCCGACGTGGGCTACGGACTCGGCATCGCCGCCATCAAGGGCTGGATCGGCCACAACGGCGAGCTGCCCGGCTACGAGACCATCGCCGTCCGCCACCCGCAGAACCGCGCCACCCTGGTGATCATCGTGAACAGCGACATCGACGGGAAGTACGGCAGCCTCAGCTCCCTCATCGCCAACAGGATCACCAACATCGTGACCCCGAAGCACGTCTGGTCCCTCCCGGAAGCCGCCCAGCCGAACCCGATCCCGAACCCTTCCACGCCCTCCACGCCCCCGGCGTCCCCGAAGCCGTAG
- a CDS encoding helix-turn-helix domain-containing protein — translation MDTQNPSVPPHAPSRDAEENHPSRGIRAPRRSGGGVIHENSRHTGRFTVIGNHLAQHAELSLLAIGLAVHIQSLPGGALVDIRTLAARFPEGKTRIATALRELEAHGYLRRTRERTGTGRVVTRTVSCNQPGRSGDPDGPSAPKPQARRPARRQNEPPRRALPDVPQPAYPAPDLLRSAVEVLAGLHRADPRLLLSATDVEHLAPGVAAWLERDLSPSAVRHALADRLPVPLYRPAAFLAHRLAAQLPPVPPFSALPPPDVVRHPLRNCDACDHAFRGPEPGRCRACTAKTPEPHPSG, via the coding sequence ATGGATACCCAGAACCCTAGCGTGCCCCCGCACGCCCCGTCCCGTGACGCCGAGGAAAACCACCCTTCCCGGGGCATTCGCGCGCCCCGCCGCTCCGGCGGCGGCGTCATCCACGAAAACTCCCGCCACACCGGCCGGTTCACCGTGATCGGCAACCACCTCGCCCAGCACGCCGAGCTGTCGCTGCTGGCCATCGGCCTGGCCGTGCACATCCAGTCCCTGCCCGGCGGTGCGCTCGTCGACATCAGGACCCTGGCGGCCCGGTTCCCCGAGGGGAAGACGCGGATCGCGACGGCCCTGCGCGAGCTGGAGGCCCACGGCTACCTGCGCCGTACCCGCGAGCGCACCGGCACCGGCCGCGTCGTCACCCGCACCGTCTCCTGCAACCAGCCGGGCCGGTCCGGCGACCCGGACGGGCCGTCGGCGCCGAAGCCACAGGCCCGGCGCCCCGCCCGCCGCCAGAACGAGCCGCCGCGCCGTGCCCTCCCCGACGTGCCGCAGCCCGCCTACCCGGCCCCCGACCTGCTCCGTTCCGCCGTCGAGGTCCTTGCCGGCCTGCACCGCGCGGACCCACGCCTGCTGCTGTCCGCCACGGATGTCGAGCACCTCGCCCCGGGGGTCGCGGCCTGGCTGGAGCGCGACCTGTCGCCGAGCGCCGTACGCCACGCCCTGGCGGACCGCCTGCCGGTGCCCCTGTACCGTCCGGCCGCCTTCCTGGCCCACCGCCTCGCGGCCCAGCTGCCGCCCGTGCCGCCGTTCAGCGCCCTGCCGCCACCGGACGTCGTCAGGCATCCGCTGCGGAACTGCGACGCCTGCGACCACGCCTTCCGCGGCCCCGAACCCGGCCGCTGCCGCGCCTGCACCGCGAAAACCCCCGAGCCCCACCCCTCCGGGTGA